The proteins below come from a single Necator americanus strain Aroian chromosome V, whole genome shotgun sequence genomic window:
- a CDS encoding hypothetical protein (NECATOR_CHRV.G21171.T1), which produces MYWPDLGSTWEETRGTSRCDDRSNGQERQLLASGHNQMSNNHLRESLRDTMLYYSIRKRGIHFACRNIREPG; this is translated from the exons ATGTACTGGCCGGACTTGGGAAGTACATGGGAAGAAACTCGCGGCACGTCCCGTTGCGACGATCGAAGTAATGGGCAGGAACGACAATTATT AGCATCTGGTCATAATCAAATGTCCAACAATCATCTACGAGAATCCCTTCGAGACACAATGTTGTACTACTCAATAAGGAAACGCGGGATTCATTTCGCTTGCAGAAACATACGAGAACCAG GGTAA
- a CDS encoding hypothetical protein (NECATOR_CHRV.G21173.T2), whose protein sequence is MLLLRIQVRIIDRNMRFSVVTVSDSSAAGKRKDLSGPAIVELIKNSEKLRDAQVVSTVTIPDDRSLIAATLRERTNDSDIIITTGGTGFAARDVTPEATIDVLERRCTGLEMALHSRSLAATPMAALSRAVAGISGHTLIVNFPGSVKAVRECWEVLEPVLNHAVDLLHDRDDGSVHQALANQTQSEGDK, encoded by the exons ATGTTACTGTTACGCATTCAGGTTCGCATCATCGACAGAAATATGCGCTTCTCCGTAGTTACAG TAAGCGATTCCAGTGCCgcgggaaaaagaaaagatctaaGCGGTCCAGCGATTGTTGAGTTGATAAAGAATTCCGAAAA ATTACGTGATGCACAGGTGGTTTCCACTGTGACTATTCCTGATGATCGATCTTTGATAGCGGCCACACTTCGCGAACGCACCAATGATAGTG ATATAATAATTACCACTGGTGGGACTGGATTTGCAGCGAGAGATGTAACGCCGGAG GCAACAATCGATGTCCTGGAACGTCGGTGTACGGGTCTGGAAATGGCGCTGCATAGCCGTTCGCTGGCTGCTACTCCAATGGCGGCTCTAAGCAGAGCAGTGGCGGGAATTTCTGGTCACACTCTCATTGTTAATTTTCCTGGAAGTGTGAAAGCTGTCAGG GAATGCTGGGAAGTACTAGAACCAGTGCTGAATCACGCTGTCGATCTTCTTCACGACCGCGATGATGGCTCGGTTCATCAAGCTTTGGCGAATCAAACTCAATCCGAGGGTGACAAGTAA
- a CDS encoding hypothetical protein (NECATOR_CHRV.G21172.T1) encodes MMEVSRQDVWDDETSELTSKLTLKLNRSYYLVFELIPRRLISSLVPKNTSPHSLQDMGAFMGNPFGEPIMYSGGAAAQKKYDI; translated from the exons ATGATGGAGGTCTCTCGACAAGACGTGTGGGATGATGAGACGAGCGAATTGACATCAAAGCTGAcgttgaag CTCAATCGTTCCTACTACTTGGTGTTTGAGCTGATTCCAAGGCGTTTAATCTCCAGTTTAGTGCCCAAAAATACttcaccacattcacttcaag atatggGAGCTTTTATGGGCAATCCATTCGGAGAGCCAATTATGTATAGCGGCGGAGCTGCTGCACAGAAGAAATACGACATCTGA
- a CDS encoding hypothetical protein (NECATOR_CHRV.G21176.T2): MLVSSALQAILQHLTTNRNRLAKEFSPSISTEDKVARVLTAMLRGPKCDESSSRHLTACSDLPLLQVDLRMPTEVYEHPPAGYLRISFSETLFPQVPMLTDGILEAKYLFTVGPDRRELHCIILDQHAINVGRQACVHVPRHVAGRRLWARFGTDSPKKPRDSPSSYVRGGPGRGHYHSYSLQLSSRGDPRRPVPFSLDAIQRFIGDAFLRTPGIHEHARKQLCQLIRQFLPVLPEEAIVLLRVFRPTQED, encoded by the exons ATGTTAGTCTCGTCAGCACTTCAGGCTATTCTGCAGCATCTGACTACCAACCGCAACCGTCTCGCGAAAGAGTTCTCTCCTTCCATATCGACCGAAGACAAAGTGGCTCGGGTGTTGACGGCGATGCTGCGAGGTCCAAAGTGCGATGAGAGCAGTTCCCGTCATCTGACCGCGTGCTCCGACCT CCCTCTACTCCAAGTGGATCTTCGAATGCCTACCGAGGTTTATGAGCATCCTCCAGCCGGTTATCTTAGGATCAGCTTCAGTGAGACGTTGTTTCCGCAAGTGCCGATGCTCACGGATG GAATCCTCGAAGCAAAATACCTCTTCACCGTAGGGCCTGACCGTCGCGAATTGCATTGCATAATTCTGGATCAACACGCGATCAACGTG GGCCGCCAAGCTTGTGTTCACGTCCCCCGACATGTTGCAGGAAGACGTCTGTGGGCTCGTTTTGGGACTGATTCGCCGAAGAAACCGCGTGACTCACCTTCGAGCTATGTTCGAGGGGGCCCCGGACGCGGTCACTATCACTCCTACTCTCTCCAACTTTCGTCTCGAGGAGATCCAAGACGACCAGTTCCTTTCAGCCTGGACGCGATACAACGTTTCATCGGCGATGCGTTTCTCAGAACCCCCGGTATCCATGAGCATGCTCGCAAGCAGCTCTGCCAATTaattcgtcaatttcttccggTGCTTCCAGAAGAGGCTATTGTGCTTTTGCGAGTGTTCCGCCCCACCCAGGAAGATTAG
- a CDS encoding hypothetical protein (NECATOR_CHRV.G21176.T1) — MPTEVYEHPPAGYLRISFSETLFPQVPMLTDGILEAKYLFTVGPDRRELHCIILDQHAINVGRQACVHVPRHVAGRRLWARFGTDSPKKPRDSPSSYVRGGPGRGHYHSYSLQLSSRGDPRRPVPFSLDAIQRFIGDAFLRTPGIHEHARKQLCQLIRQFLPVLPEEAIVLLRVFRPTQED, encoded by the exons ATGCCTACCGAGGTTTATGAGCATCCTCCAGCCGGTTATCTTAGGATCAGCTTCAGTGAGACGTTGTTTCCGCAAGTGCCGATGCTCACGGATG GAATCCTCGAAGCAAAATACCTCTTCACCGTAGGGCCTGACCGTCGCGAATTGCATTGCATAATTCTGGATCAACACGCGATCAACGTG GGCCGCCAAGCTTGTGTTCACGTCCCCCGACATGTTGCAGGAAGACGTCTGTGGGCTCGTTTTGGGACTGATTCGCCGAAGAAACCGCGTGACTCACCTTCGAGCTATGTTCGAGGGGGCCCCGGACGCGGTCACTATCACTCCTACTCTCTCCAACTTTCGTCTCGAGGAGATCCAAGACGACCAGTTCCTTTCAGCCTGGACGCGATACAACGTTTCATCGGCGATGCGTTTCTCAGAACCCCCGGTATCCATGAGCATGCTCGCAAGCAGCTCTGCCAATTaattcgtcaatttcttccggTGCTTCCAGAAGAGGCTATTGTGCTTTTGCGAGTGTTCCGCCCCACCCAGGAAGATTAG
- a CDS encoding hypothetical protein (NECATOR_CHRV.G21171.T2), translating into MYWPDLGSTWEETRGTSRCDDRSNGQERQLLASGHNQMSNNHLRESLRDTMLYYSIRKRGIHFACRNIREPAQLCLTIVILWITFEKV; encoded by the exons ATGTACTGGCCGGACTTGGGAAGTACATGGGAAGAAACTCGCGGCACGTCCCGTTGCGACGATCGAAGTAATGGGCAGGAACGACAATTATT AGCATCTGGTCATAATCAAATGTCCAACAATCATCTACGAGAATCCCTTCGAGACACAATGTTGTACTACTCAATAAGGAAACGCGGGATTCATTTCGCTTGCAGAAACATACGAGAACCAG CTCAGCTCTGCTTAACTATCGTAATATTGTGGATCACATTTGAGAAGGTTTGA
- a CDS encoding hypothetical protein (NECATOR_CHRV.G21173.T1) translates to MIATEVKAPAKNASRRLRGIERSHARTRILQPKLHMCSVAFKEIKKDRDSISVSDSSAAGKRKDLSGPAIVELIKNSEKLRDAQVVSTVTIPDDRSLIAATLRERTNDSDIIITTGGTGFAARDVTPEATIDVLERRCTGLEMALHSRSLAATPMAALSRAVAGISGHTLIVNFPGSVKAVRECWEVLEPVLNHAVDLLHDRDDGSVHQALANQTQSEGDK, encoded by the exons ATGATTGCTACAGAAGTGAAAGCGCCTGCAAAGAACGCATCAAG ACGATTAAGAGGAATTGAGCGAAGTCACGCTCGTACTCGTATTCTACAACCAAAACTTCACATGTGCTCAGTCGCGTTTAAAGAGATTAAGAAAGACCGTGACTCTATTTCAGTAAGCGATTCCAGTGCCgcgggaaaaagaaaagatctaaGCGGTCCAGCGATTGTTGAGTTGATAAAGAATTCCGAAAA ATTACGTGATGCACAGGTGGTTTCCACTGTGACTATTCCTGATGATCGATCTTTGATAGCGGCCACACTTCGCGAACGCACCAATGATAGTG ATATAATAATTACCACTGGTGGGACTGGATTTGCAGCGAGAGATGTAACGCCGGAG GCAACAATCGATGTCCTGGAACGTCGGTGTACGGGTCTGGAAATGGCGCTGCATAGCCGTTCGCTGGCTGCTACTCCAATGGCGGCTCTAAGCAGAGCAGTGGCGGGAATTTCTGGTCACACTCTCATTGTTAATTTTCCTGGAAGTGTGAAAGCTGTCAGG GAATGCTGGGAAGTACTAGAACCAGTGCTGAATCACGCTGTCGATCTTCTTCACGACCGCGATGATGGCTCGGTTCATCAAGCTTTGGCGAATCAAACTCAATCCGAGGGTGACAAGTAA
- a CDS encoding hypothetical protein (NECATOR_CHRV.G21175.T1), with amino-acid sequence MRTWTQTKNLNVIIDICPWSNRAVERFAREHGCPTNEGFFIDVAVRLTKASSAGEHVSKMRISDNIERGSAALAIMDRVYGAAALGCHNQSKMRPIDPVEQESIVTVQDHDILSSQQHDAIGLGIGDIPIAAIQAGFRIGKTVVGAIIAARWTAGGVLVLATASTNAAVSQFTATIYVSNTAAQENFMPTSVDMNKILVSLGETYADALSDLEKSVCN; translated from the coding sequence ATGCGGACTTGGACACAAACGAAGAATTTGAACGTAATCATTGATATTTGCCCGTGGTCGAACCGAGCAGTGGAGCGCTTCGCCCGTGAGCACGGCTGCCCTACCAACGAAGGATTTTTCATCGACGTTGCAGTCCGCCTGACCAAGGCGTCATCTGCGGGCGAACACGTTTCGAAGATGAGAATTTCCGACAACATAGAGCGAGGATCTGCAGCTCTCGCCATTATGGACCGAGTTTATGGGGCGGCTGCCCTTGGTTGCCATAATCAGAGCAAAATGAGGCCGATAGACCCGGTAGAACAGGAAAGTATAGTTACAGTTCAGGACCATGACATCCTTTCGAGTCAGCAGCACGATGCTATTGGCTTGGGGATTGGCGATATCCCAATCGCTGCTATTCAGGCGGGCTTTAGGATCGGCAAGACAGTTGTCGGAGCCATCATTGCTGCACGATGGACCGCAGGTGGAGTCCTTGTTCTGGCCACGGCCAGTACCAACGCGGCGGTTTCCCAGTTTACAGCGACGATCTACGTATCTAACACGGCGGCTCAAGAGAACTTCATGCCTACGTCGGTGGACATGAACAAGATACTAGTCTCATTAGGGGAGACGTACGCCGACGCTCTCTCGGACTTGGAAAAGAGCGTCTGCAACTGA
- a CDS encoding hypothetical protein (NECATOR_CHRV.G21177.T1) produces MSMPQWRALESNPDTINAFMNKIGVRGVECVDVFSFEPEMLEFIPAPQLALILCFPEKDGNRPLEAAYDALRASGEQPPTNVFFMKQKIENACGTFALFHSLANLEGVVDLGSGSFSSWLKEAKQLSAEERSDSLLRNTQLAAAHEETAMEGETEEATTVEHHFICYVEKDGILYEIDSSAPFPRSLGEIGGEQLLSAAGKHVKKLMEEVGDASFSAMALVKSA; encoded by the exons TTCATGAATAAAATAGGTGTTCGAGGAGTGGAATGCGTTGATGTATTTTCATTTGAGCCAGAAATGTTGGAGTTCATTCCAGCTCCACAATTGGCACTCATACTTTGTTTTCCTGAGAAAGAC GGCAATAGACCACTGGAAGCAGCATACGATGCACTGCGTGCTTCTGGAGAACAGCCTCCcacaaatgtgtttttcatGAAGCAAAAGATAGAGAATGCTTGCGGTACATTTGCACTATTTCACTCTCTTGCTAATCTTGAAGGAGTCGTGGATCTAG GTAGTGGTTCTTTTTCTAGTTGGCTCAAGGAAGCAAAACAGTTATCAGCGGAGGAGCGATCAGATTCACTTTTAAGAA ACACTCAGTTAGCTGCTGCACATGAAGAGACTGCGATGGAGGGGGAGACTGAGGAAGCGACAACTGTTGAACATCACTTTATTTGCTATGTAGAAAAAGATGGGATACTCTACGAGATTG ATTCCTCTGCTCCATTTCCACGCTCGTTAGGAGAGATTGGTGGAGAACAGCTTTTGAGTGCTGCTGGTAAGCACGTCAAAAAATTAATGGAGGAAGTAGGAGATGCTTCATTCTCAGCGATGGCACTAGTGAAGAGCGCTTGA
- a CDS encoding hypothetical protein (NECATOR_CHRV.G21174.T2), whose protein sequence is MVLERYIGDPELALHMSEEDKEEYAIAEHHVSQTLETMIKLMLKLRPPHVLSLLNTMGTANGTFAGYGGGFRILIAEGASQIPEPVLVAFANRLPPAQQVYIGDINQLEPHVKCGRNSNPATYGARSIMGVLVNGLLPEPRPLLLSTLTFPTPTVPFMFVNVDGRSERAANLSHRNSAEAKVCLELLRLFLGCDLTLAQLCIITFYREQYRLLKSAAKEFGVELSTADSVQGREKEVVILLTIRTHVTPESAEFLDEYKRMNVALYLLYYTVALLSMYGPGFIELLSSCYLEAPRSPCEGYCRMHEMKANSLTNMLGEFVAIQKTPEFKPCSASMQELNRAVKEEKRTYSIKHRAERPRFSSVGDLSQEVSLNPTGEVTMRTLCDKRRERPSSLIERIRQRISPSRKSEAITEVEEEDGDSRCSRKFSTRSAKLYIPIV, encoded by the exons ATGGTTTTGGAGCGGTACATCGGCGATCCGGAGCTCGCCCTCCACATGTCGGAAGAGGATAAGGAAGAGTATGCCATAGCCGAGCATCACGTTTCCCAGACGCTCGAGACGATGATCAAACTTATGCTCAAGTTACGCCCTCCTCATGTTCTGTCCCTTCTCAACACCATGGGCACAGCGAACGGCACCTTCGCCGGATACGGAGGTGGATTCAGGATCCTGATAGCGGAAGGGGCGTCGCAGATACCGGAGCCCGTGTTAGTGGCATTCGCCAACCGTCTCCCTCCGGCGCAGCAGGTTTACATCGGGGATATCAATCAGCTTGAACCGCATGTGAAATGTGGACGCAACTCGAACCCGGCAACTTATGGAGCGCGCAGCATCAT GGGCGTTCTTGTCAACGGGTTGCTACCAGAACCCAGGCCACTACTATTGAGCACGCTAACCTTTCCGACTCCCACAGTCCCTTTCATGTTCGTCAATGTCGACGGTCGATCGGAGCGTGCGGCCAATTTGTCTCATCGCAACAGTGCAGAGGCAAAAGTGTGCCTTGAGCTCTTACGCTTGTTTTTGGGTTGCGACCTAACGCTGGCGCAGCTCTGTATCATCACCTTCTATCGTGAACAATATCGGCTGCTCAAGAGCGCAGCCAAAGAGTTTGGCGTGGAGCTCTCCACGGCCGACTCTGttcaaggaagagaaaaagaagtggtCATCCTCCTGACCATCAGAACACATGTTACGCCGGAATCTGCTGAGTTCCTTGACGAGTATAAGCGCATGAACGTAGCACT TTACCTTCTGTACTATACTGTGGCACTTCTTTCTATGTATGGTCCAGGTTTCATCGAGCTACTATCGAGCTGTTATTTGGAAGCACCACGCTCACCATGCGAAG GCTACTGCAGGAT GCATG aaatgaaaGCCAACTCGCTTACGAATATGCTTGGTGAATTTGTCGCCATCCAGAAAACTCCCGAATTCAAACCGTGTTCAGCGTCAATGCAGGAGTTGAACAGAGCAgtaaaggaagagaaaaggacCTATAGTATCAAG caTCGCGCTGAGAGACCTCGTTTCTCATCAGTTGGTGATCTTTCACAGGAAGTGAGCTTGAACCCTACCGGTGAAGTCACCATGCGTACTCTATGTGACAAAAGAAGGGAACGCCCATCCAGTCTTATCGAGCGTATCAGGCAGAGGATTAGTCCTTCAAGGAAGAGCGAG GCAATCACGGAGGTAGAAGAGGAGGATGGAGATTCGCGATGCTcgcgaaaattttcaacacgATCCGCTAAGCTATATATTCCTATCGTGtaa
- a CDS encoding hypothetical protein (NECATOR_CHRV.G21174.T1): MSEEDKEEYAIAEHHVSQTLETMIKLMLKLRPPHVLSLLNTMGTANGTFAGYGGGFRILIAEGASQIPEPVLVAFANRLPPAQQVYIGDINQLEPHVKCGRNSNPATYGARSIMGVLVNGLLPEPRPLLLSTLTFPTPTVPFMFVNVDGRSERAANLSHRNSAEAKVCLELLRLFLGCDLTLAQLCIITFYREQYRLLKSAAKEFGVELSTADSVQGREKEVVILLTIRTHVTPESAEFLDEYKRMNVALSRCRQGQFILGHLPSVLYCGTSFYVWSRFHRATIELLFGSTTLTMRRLLQDVSAKMTPFWGTVPESELRTSAKAWNNGLSNHATFLILMPDKVKACKRSENLDASRQLEECQALLNVLSHKIGKMKANSLTNMLGEFVAIQKTPEFKPCSASMQELNRAVKEEKRTYSIKHRAERPRFSSVGDLSQEVSLNPTGEVTMRTLCDKRRERPSSLIERIRQRISPSRKSEAITEVEEEDGDSRCSRKFSTRSAKLYIPIV; this comes from the exons ATGTCGGAAGAGGATAAGGAAGAGTATGCCATAGCCGAGCATCACGTTTCCCAGACGCTCGAGACGATGATCAAACTTATGCTCAAGTTACGCCCTCCTCATGTTCTGTCCCTTCTCAACACCATGGGCACAGCGAACGGCACCTTCGCCGGATACGGAGGTGGATTCAGGATCCTGATAGCGGAAGGGGCGTCGCAGATACCGGAGCCCGTGTTAGTGGCATTCGCCAACCGTCTCCCTCCGGCGCAGCAGGTTTACATCGGGGATATCAATCAGCTTGAACCGCATGTGAAATGTGGACGCAACTCGAACCCGGCAACTTATGGAGCGCGCAGCATCAT GGGCGTTCTTGTCAACGGGTTGCTACCAGAACCCAGGCCACTACTATTGAGCACGCTAACCTTTCCGACTCCCACAGTCCCTTTCATGTTCGTCAATGTCGACGGTCGATCGGAGCGTGCGGCCAATTTGTCTCATCGCAACAGTGCAGAGGCAAAAGTGTGCCTTGAGCTCTTACGCTTGTTTTTGGGTTGCGACCTAACGCTGGCGCAGCTCTGTATCATCACCTTCTATCGTGAACAATATCGGCTGCTCAAGAGCGCAGCCAAAGAGTTTGGCGTGGAGCTCTCCACGGCCGACTCTGttcaaggaagagaaaaagaagtggtCATCCTCCTGACCATCAGAACACATGTTACGCCGGAATCTGCTGAGTTCCTTGACGAGTATAAGCGCATGAACGTAGCACTGTCCCGCTGCCGCCAAGGCCAGTTCATTCTCGGTCAT TTACCTTCTGTACTATACTGTGGCACTTCTTTCTATGTATGGTCCAGGTTTCATCGAGCTACTATCGAGCTGTTATTTGGAAGCACCACGCTCACCATGCGAAG GCTACTGCAGGATGTTTCTGCAAAAATGACGCCTTTTTGGGGCACCGTTCCGGAATCTGAGCTACGAACCTCCGCCAAGGCATG GAACAATGGTTTATCCAACCATGCAACTTTTCTCATCCTTATGCCCGATAAAGTGAAAGCATGCAAG AGATCGGAAAACTTGGATGCCAGCAGACAATTGGAAGAATGCCAAGCCTTGTTAAATGTTTTGAGCCATAAAATCGGAA aaatgaaaGCCAACTCGCTTACGAATATGCTTGGTGAATTTGTCGCCATCCAGAAAACTCCCGAATTCAAACCGTGTTCAGCGTCAATGCAGGAGTTGAACAGAGCAgtaaaggaagagaaaaggacCTATAGTATCAAG caTCGCGCTGAGAGACCTCGTTTCTCATCAGTTGGTGATCTTTCACAGGAAGTGAGCTTGAACCCTACCGGTGAAGTCACCATGCGTACTCTATGTGACAAAAGAAGGGAACGCCCATCCAGTCTTATCGAGCGTATCAGGCAGAGGATTAGTCCTTCAAGGAAGAGCGAG GCAATCACGGAGGTAGAAGAGGAGGATGGAGATTCGCGATGCTcgcgaaaattttcaacacgATCCGCTAAGCTATATATTCCTATCGTGtaa